CTAAACTGCCTGTTCTTTTTGTTCTTTGGTGAAAACATAATTTTGGTTGGTTTGTAGTATATATTGTATCAGAATATGAATAGACATCTTTAAACTTCTGATGTTTCCTGACAGAAAGCATATTACAAAATGAGGTACAACTTGCTGATTTGTCATGTCTATTGATTGTTTATTGAAAACAATTTTTATAAAGACAAATCACTTTTGGAACTATTTATTTTTGGTTATGTGGCTTTATGTACAATATTAAAACAGTACTTCAATATATAAACAACTCTGTAAAATGCTACTCCCTTATATGTCATTTTGAAAAGATTGTAATATATCTCACCTTGTAAATAACATGTCATTGAATACGTTTATATTTCACTTCTCTTGGCATTTTTCTCCCCCATGTTTTTAGGTAATTTGTAAGTTGTAATATAATATGGCTACTTAAAATGTCAACTGAGTTTTCAGAAATTCTGCCATGCATCCAGTGTATATACTTTAAATGGTAATTTAAATAATTGTGAGTCTTAGTCTATAAAAATTGTAATCTCAGTGGAGAATACAGACATAAGCAAACATGCAAAAAGAAATGCTAATATACTAGCAAACAGAtattaaacaaaatgaaatatttattgtATGTTCAAACAAAGCAAGCAACATAAGTGATGTTCCAAGCTGAAGTGGAAATCCTTCTTTTCTCTGGTTCGCAGTGTTTGTTGAGATAGGAATCaacataacactttcaatgatccACATTTGGGATATAGTTTTTCTATGCATTTTGAAAAGCAGCAtgttatctttttgttgttgatgttctGAATAACTGATGaccttttcttaaaatttttacagTGGGAAGAAATTAGTGGTTTGGATGAGAATTATACTCCAATAAGAACATACCAGGTGTGCCAGGTCATGGAGCCCAACCAAAACAACTGGCTGCGGACTAACTGGATTTCGAAAGGCAATGCACAAAGGATTTTTGTAGAATTGAAATTCACTCTGAGGGATTGTAACAGTCTTCCTGGAGTACTGGGAACTTGCAAGGAAACCTTTAATTTGTACTATTATGAAACAGACTACGATACTGGCAGGATTATAAGAGAAAACCTCTATGTAAAAATAGACACCATTGCTGCAGATGAAAGTTTTACCCAAGGTGACCTTGGTGAAAGAAAGATGAAACTTAATACTGAGGTGAGAGAGATTGGACCTTTGTCCAAAAAGGGATTCTATCTTGCCTTTCAGGATGTAGGTGCTTGTATAGCTTTGGTTTCGGTCAAAGTATACTACAAGAAGTGCTGGTCCATTATTGAGAACTTAGCTATCTTTCCAGATACAGTGACTGGTTCAGAATTTTCCTCTTTAGTTGAGGTTCGAGGGACATGTGTCAGCAGTGCAGAGGAAGAGGCGGAAAACTCCCCCAGGATGCACTGCAGTGCAGAAGGAGAATGGTTAGTGCCCATTGGAAAATGTATCTGCAAAGCGGGCTACCAGCAAAAAGGGGACATGTGTGAACGTAAGTAATATGTGCTCCTAtgattctttgaattttttactACTTCAGATGTCAAACattttaagtaataataataatcgttcaaataaataaatctgcTCTATATAATCTGTTCAATTCAGTAGATCTGACACAAAGTCACTTAGCAAATGCTTGGTGTGGTATCTGCACTAATGATGTGTTGTAAATATTGGTGACCATgatatttgttaaaaaaattaatttgtccTGATATGAAACTCAATAGTTTCACTTTGGGCTATGGGGCTTAAGATAGGAGATCAGTTAGGTGGACTAGAATTAGGAGGATTAATGTGACATTAATCAGGATTTAATGAAATGTGATTTCTCCTGTTTTTAAGGAGTGAAAAATTGAAGTTCAACTGGACTGCTAACAAGAGCTCCACAGATAGGCAtggaataaaataatatattttcaaactttagaaatgtttattataaataatataactttgatAAAAACTCACTATATTTCACTTTATAAGGCTGCATTTACTTCTATCAAAGATGTATTTCTTTACTGGACTAGAAGTTAAAATGAGTGCTCTTCTGAAAGTCATGTTACAATGGGCCACATTTTTGTGACAATGGACCAAAGTGAAGTTTTAGTTATCTCTGTTTATCAGCTGaatgttctttatttattttcagacaaTACTAGCATATAAATTACtaaatctttttctttcctttgtaaAACAtgcttttctcttatatagaattATGTGGTCAACTggtcattatttttcattttaaagcaATGCCACATAAACCTTCCATATTGATATTATTCTACATGTAGGTCCTGAAAAAAtcttattataaaattatattacttATATCACATATGacttataatatataatacatcaCCAAAATAACTTTTGTATATTCTTTATAATCCTATAACAGCAGCCTATGAGGTAGGTTAGAGGGGACTAGAGCTAATCATACCTATTATAACTGAATTTTCTTGATAACATTTTCAGACAGTGTATTCTGTGCTTTGCATATTAGCTTACTTAATGAGGTAGGTATGATTATCATGTCTATTGTAGAATGTAGAAAGTTGACTCTAAGAAGGGTTAACTAGCTTGCTTGGCATTATATTAGTAATATTTGCCTTTCCTTACATTCAAAGTTAAGGCATTCTGACTCTAGGGCCTGGGCTTTTAGCAGCAAAATCACTATTGTTTCTAAGAAAATTCCTAGTGAATATTCTTTTTCATTGCTGAAGTTAAATGTCTCACATGTAGCAATGTTGTGCCCCATATATCATATAAAAATCATGTTGTTTCcctataaattttttattttactgaaataactgaagaaataacaattttaaaatgtatttaaatctGTGATATCCCAAACAGTCACATATAGCTCTTGGCACTTTGGAAAGTagctcctctgaattctgatgtgttATAAATATGAATTACAAACTGGATTTCAAAGGCATACTACAAAACAGGAATATAAGATATGTcattagtaattttttaaaaatgtttactgCAAGCTTAAGTCATATTTTAGATACATTGAGTTAAATTTAACATAATATCAAAATTAATTTCAactgtttctttttattattttcttaatttagctACCTGAAATTCAGAAAGGACACACATTGCTCACATTATATTTCTCTAggaaatataaaacatttttagaTAGAGTAACTGCAAATATATTTTCCATACTGTTTGAAGCGTTAAATCCTTTATTAGGATGGTTGCTAAACATACAAAGTACCGTGGCTGAGAACTCAGTTATTTTTTGTACTTTATGTGACAATGTAAACTGAACTCTAAGCAAAGCAAATAGAGATGCTGTAGGTTCAGGTCTCATAGAACAGCTTAGCAGAATCTCTTTGTACGCCTTGAGGGAGTCAAATCTAACTCTCACTGTCTTATTTCTTGGCCCCTCActgataatatttttaatctagtagaaaaatccttcaggTCCTATAGCATATGTAGAAATCAGTACTAGGAGGTAGAATGCTATTGCACAGGGTATGGATAAAAGTATTTCCACTGAACAAATTCTTGCTAGTGTACTAATCATTCAGTGAAAGGTTTATTGATCCATTCGAAGTTACTTGGAAGTGAAGGTGGTTTCAATGgtaataattatttcaaaattttaagaaCACTACTACATTTTTGTTGTAAAAGCagacagttttaatattttgcagatcttacttgatatggaaatagaatttaaaagttttgcacatttaaaaaatggaaaaacaagaaaagaacaGATATAAACATAGAAGTACAAAATTAAATTTGCTTAAGAACAGAATAGGAAATAACATGAAAGGTCTTGCtggtttaaaatttaaatgtgatAAAGAAAATCATAgtaattttttgtttcattttgtgcaATTTAATTCCAATGAGTTCTACATTTATTTTCCAAGAAAAAGCAATCAGGAAGTGTGTGAGTTCTCTATATATAAGTAGAAAATTTAATAAGAAAAAGACTTTAACCACAATAAACAGATATATTTactattaaaacaaaaattcCCAATTTCTTCCAAATGAGcaaaaccatttctttaaaagtggTAGTGTTAAAATTAATTGTTTTAGTTTTAAGAATTGAAAACACATTTGAATACCAAGATTATTGCAAGTTATATGATGTACCTAAACAAATAAACTAAAATTATTCCACTGCCATCTTCATGAACCCTGCCTTGGGATAGATGGAATTAGGTATTAATAGTAAGtgtctatttaaaaaatgattaaagaagGCAAGATGCCTCCTTACGGTCTCTTATGTATACATTGCTGTAAGTCAGGTAAATTGTTTATGACATAACTTTCTTAATTTTTTAGACGTGGTGATGTTGACAAAGGAATTAAATACCTTAAACTTAACTATGAAACCATGTTCATTTGCAAAAGCACTTCTCTCCCTGGCATAATTCCAGTGCATTGCTGTAAGAGTGCTTgtctctggattcaatccagGCTTGCCTTTATAATATTCCTCCTGTTTCATTTCAATGATTCTGTTAAGAGTTTGAAAACAAATCCAGTACCATATTGAGGAAAACTAATGTTTTGAGAGAGGATGCTGGTGAGTCCCTAGCCAAACAAGGGTGGTTAGTCATTTAAAGGCAAGTTTATCTGGGCACTTCCTGATGTGGTAGCCCATTGTATGTTTGATAAGAGGATAATATGAAATATGAGTAACGATGAAAACTGATAACAATTTTGATCGGTTgatatgatttttatttcatGAGCTTGAAAAAAGAACTCAGTTTTGAAAGCAAATTATTTCTCAGGTCTTGTAATTCTTAAATATAATGCTTTCATGAGAATACATATtcacagtaatttttaaaatatataattccaGTTAGTAGGCTTTTATTGTtacaatttattttgaaaaatttacttTTAAGTTGCAATGTCTATTTAAACTAGCCAATATATTTTCCTAGATTAAAAATgtgattctttaaaaatatagagcACATTATTATGTTTTACATATACAAAAAAGTCTTGAGAATACTAATAAAATTgtataatgaaatatattttaaaattttataatttctgtATTACTTTATTCAACTTAAAAATTAGAAAGGTGTTTTGAGATGTGTGGAGCTCAGGATTATGACTTGGATTTGTGTAAGAAATACAGTGTATGCTGAACAAACATgttcattttctcatttaatccttatcaCATCATTAAGAGATGGAAAGTtttatgtttttctctttctttcaatatatgaagaaatcaaagcccagagacattaataagtaataTAATTAGATGAAAATTCAGAATCCTGATTGTCAATTTGTCTTTTTTCCCTACTGTACTATactgctaccctaaaattttctcTGGAGTTTTCTAGTTATATCTTAGTTACTGAACAACTGATGAAACATTATTTTAAGTAGGGTAACTAAATGCCCAGTTTGCCTGGAATAATTATTTTACTTGTTATAATTgcttttttcaattttaaatgtgctttttctgatgaaatgataaaatatatcatttaacTATAAAAAGTTAAGGATGTAATGTAGTTTCATGCACATATTCCAGAACATAGAAATGTGATTCACTTACTGTATTTATTGctcaattttaaattttctgaaaAGTAAAGTGCAGAAATTTCCTTTTTAGTGATTTTATGTATATAGATGAATAATTTTCAGTTGAAGGATTTTACTTGATAGTCACTAATTATTTTCCATTAATAAGTTAGCAGttctacaaatattttaatgtataattaTGCACACATTGCATTTATAATTCTATAAATTAAAACCTGCATTCAACCTAATAGCCGTAACAATATTTAAAATCTGTTTCTTGATTAGATATTTGGAAaatcattcttattttttatggACAAGCAACATGTAAATTATAACACCAGTTTTTATGATAACAAACAAATCTTTAATTAAATAACATATACTGAAATGGAAGATAACCACAAGGTAAATGTGAGTTTTTTAAATAGAGTTTTAAAATTCGGTCTCCACAACTTACCAGGTACATAAAGTAGGACAAATTCTCTaaactttaatttctttaagtatAAAATGGGGCTAATAAAAATAGTACCTCCCTCACAGCATTCATGTCagaatttaatgaaataatacatgTTAAAACTCTAAGAATAGTATCTGGGACATAGCAAATAATCAATGAATACTTGCTGTTATCTTATTATTAATAATGCAACAAGGAGTTTGCTAAGTAAAGAAATCTCATAGTAATGAGTGAATGAGTATGTATCTTATAGACCAGAAATAGTTAAATATCCTTTGAACCAATAATCTGTCTCAGTTATTTTACTTAGGAGGACATTTAAATAAAAGAACTTTTGACCTAGGCTTTTTTTCTCTCCAGCAATGTGCATATTTTCAAGTATTGGAAACAATTGAAATGTTAGAAATTAAGGTATATCACATTAATTTAGTTTAGTTCTTAAAATATCAATACTGCCTATCAATGATAGGAATTTTGAATTGTCTTATTTAATAAtatcaacaaaaaagaaaataaacttctGCATTTATTGATGTTTAGAGTCATGCATAATAtacccagaggaaaaaaaatgggtCATAAATATAACAATAAATATGTTAGAGAGGGTGGGATTGTGAGTGAACTTTTGTTCTttcaaagattttaaaatatggaGAAAATTAATTCTTATCttttacaatttaatttttagttataaataaCCTGATAGTTCATACAAATACAAGATGAATTATACCTTCAAAGTATgggttttcaaaattatattagCTTCTGTATAAAACAGATAATGGAGCATAGTAAATGTCAAGCATAATTTAAACAATATAAAAGGCTAGCATTTCAAAGCATTTGATAGAATTTTATTCATTTGGTAGATTTTATTCATTTGATCATTAGTTATTAATAGATAGCAGGTCCTGTTTGAACTCCTCCACGTGTATTAATAAATTTAACTTGGAGGCAGGTGTCACTAAGTCATTTTGTAGGCATTATCATTATCCAAGTATAAAGCACTACTTTAATTGAAGTATTAATAAAATACCTCAATAGTATATAATAGGTTACATACATCACctgtatgatgtatgtaaaattttattttttttgtactggggatgaaATTCAGGGGCAttgggccactgagccacatccccagacctattatgtattttgtttagagacaggttctaactgatttgcttagcactttgcttttcttaagactggctttgaattcttgctCCTCCTGTCTCGGGCTCCCAAGCCACTCTGATTATAGGCGTGCATCATCACATccggctaatttttttttttttttttttttttttaatgaaaagaaaCCAAAGCATATAGAAGATGGGTTAAGTACTGACTCTCACAGAGTGGCAGCCTGCTATTAAATCAAGGTGTTCTGGCTTCATAATCCTTAACCTGTACCCTGTTTTTTTTGTAGAGGAGTGTTTTATCTATTGCagatacatataaaaatataatttcagaATATCTAGAAAATAAGTGATACTAACCTGaacattttctttcattattattTCAAGATTTTTGTCTCTGTCTTAACTAATATTCTAACTATTTTATCTGCTTTgtcattttctttcctattccaGTTCTTTAAATGGCAGTCAAAATATACTTTGTAAATCACAATATAAGTGAGGTCCTTCTATTATTGAGAAAATGCCAGCCACTTAATTGCCCACTGAACTCACTATTTTTTAGGTTGGCTTTCAGATCCTTTCATGTTGACCCCAGCTGCATATTTTCCTTCAAGTCCTTGCTCCTCTACCTGTCAATGGCCTTGTTCTACCTTAAGCCCACTTGTAGATATTTCTGGGATGCCACATTAATTAATATTTGGCCTctaaaaatcaggaaaacaaatTAACTCCTATGCTTCTTATGATCACTTACTGTACTGAAATCCTGCTTCCTGGAAGAAGCTTTCCTGCCTTCTGCAGTTACTTCTTGTCTGTATTTTGGTGCTTATGGTTAGTACTGATCTTCTGGGTCTTAACATGCCTTTATCATTTTCTACACCCATACCTTATGTTGTGGTTTCCGGACAAAACCCACCAGGGTAGCTTAGGTTAAAAATTTAGACCTTTCAAATCCAGTGCTATTTATACCCGGTTTGATAATATTTCCTTTTGAATAGTTATTCTCCACCCTCTCCCCATGGCAATAATGACATGGTATTACATTTTATTCATATGTACTTCCCTGTTACACTATATAAGCTTTGTAACACCCCAAACTTAAGTGTTCTACTGACACAACACAGTAGTGCAGTCCCTTGAATGACCTTAATCTTCTACTAAGTGTTCATCAAATTTCTTAATGTTTAGTCATATACTACCCACTGAAAAGGCAAATATTTTCTTACTCCCGGTTCCTGTCATTAATTTACTTCTGTTCATGGCTGTTCTCTAGgagttgtcttgaactttgggagCACAAgaactctccattgtgtttcatTTTCATTGTCACATAAAGCAGGATGATGTGCTCAGAGTTACAAACATGGACAGCACACTGATCCAGATTTGAGAAACTATTTCTATGAAAATAACTGTTTTTCTTCATTGTTTTGTACCATTTCCTGTCTCTgcctttttgtctttcttttcaatttctcCACCGCCTTTCTGGAATGAAATGAGAAGTATTTCACCCATTTTGTATGTCTTGAGAAACAAAGAACCAAGAGTTTGAGAACATTTTCTAAATTAAGGAAGTCTGGAGAGCTGTCTATATTTCTTAcctggaaaaataattttttatctaAAATTATATTCTTTTGGTTCTGCATTGTGTATCACAAATATTTgaattgaaaaacaaacaaaaatagaaacaaaatttaGAAATCATTCCCTAAGCTAATACAATATTCTTTTCTGTAAATTGAAAACCATGTATGTTTCATTATACGTCAAAATGCATCTCTAGTTTGAATTATAACTCTATTACCTTTATAATTTTCCCCACTCTTCTTTAAATTATTCACATTCAGAAGCTCCTAGTTGTCTTAAGGCATTTTTGAATCTGTAATGGATCTGTAGCAATGTTACCTCCATAGTCCAGGCCCACAGACATCTATTCCAGAAGCAACTGCTCTTATCAGTTTCTTTTGTACTTTCCAGAGATAGCTgctcatatatttttataaatgtagGGAAATAtaattgtgatatttacaagtagAATCATTTGACAgttttcttttggacattgtatgAGTCTTAacattatcctattttttttttacttatcttCAGTTATTTTTTTATGTACCCACAATACGTTAAATATGGTAATCAATCAGTAAATAAAGAAGAACAGAAAGAGGCATGAACCAATAAAAGACAGGAGAAAATAAGGAAGGAAATGTGAAATTATGTGTCTGATTtagttttctttaatttatgaTTATTATATGACTTTGAGCATTTCTAATTGAGGTGTTTTTAGCAAGTATATGGTCATGTTTTATATTTCTAGTGGAAATTTAAATTATCTTTAATTCCTGCCAGGTGGTATCATAGTATAAATCAGATATTttggatttaatttgatttatatatataatttacagaAATTTCCTCTAAGACAATTATTACTAATCTATAAAACATTTTATTCACAATGATTTTGTCTATATAGAGCTATAAAATATAGTTATATTGtgtgaaaataatattttcatgaaGAAATGTAATTTGGCTATATCTGTAATATTTTTCTCtatgtgtataaaatatgatatatgaaTCATAGAAGAAGATTtcagaaaatcattttatttcagtttctcTCACATAAACTATTTTAAATTAATGCATCACCTGCAAAATAACTCACACATTTAATTTTATGAACTGGATTCATATCCTCATTAGTTGTTGATGTAAAGACAATATGTAAAAAGTAAAacgttatatacacatataatttaaggttttatttaaaacatttcaatTTGGAGTTTAGGTAAAATTAATGGTTTATAGacacttttattttccttttgtacCAATGGTATAAAGTTTGTTAAAAGTTATTGAATCTGTATGTCACAATGCAATAGTAGTCCCAAATGACAGCCTTTCCTAGGAACCAAACTTTGGTACATTCACTTAAATTACTTACTTTTGGCTATGAATGTTATTTCTTGTCTCAAATGTATTAGCAAATCAGGTAGCTTTGAAAGGTCATATACTATGCTTGCTCTATATCTTGCAACATATGTCACCTAGTTAAGCCCCTCACCTCTGGTCATGTTAGCCTTTGACCTGCAATAAAGTCATTACCACTGAATTATAACTTTTTGTAGAAAACCCAAATCTGTGGAAGGAAGTACCATGGTGCTTTTCAGTAAAGTATAAGGTTGATTACATATAATTTTAACTGCATAtcttgcatttattattattaaagttgAATGATCAATGATCTTTTACATTGGTATAAGCTCCTTTACTTTTTAAGAACATTTACAAAAAAATACAGGGCATGAGAATTAGAATAGAAGTGGATAGAGTAGAGTGTATCTAAAAAATGTTCTTAAGTTAGCAGTTAATAGAtgtaataaaagtttattttgagaaaataagTGAAAGATTAGTAAGTTCACTATATGACTTTATATGACCAGTGATTTATATGTACCGTGTCTATTTTAATAGTAGTTTACTACTGTTATCCAAACTACTTCCTATGTAGGTAATTATACCTAATGACATTAATtacattaatttaaaataataggtTAAACTAATAAACCTAGTGGATTTTTAGAAATCTTTTTTATATCCAATTTTAACAAAGTGGaataaattatgttgcatagtgtTCCTAATTAAGTTGATATTTTCATGTAACATAGTTTTATACTTCAAAAGATGTAGGAGGTAGGATACGCTACTTACCCACTGAAATATCATGCATTCTTTATAACAAAGATGCTTTATGGACATACATGTGCTATTTAAGGATATATTTTCTTACAAGAAAATTAGAATTATAAATTCTTGGAATGTGAGTGTATATCATAAAAGATAAATTagagagttttattttttatggtcttttgttttaaatcaatgggACAACTAAAATCCTCAAATATAGTTCTAATAATTCATCCATGAGAGTTGCAAAATTAAAATCACAgatttctatttctgtttttttgtacTTCACCATCTCAGttatatacaataaaaatatatatacacacatatgcacataagcacacatataaatataaacatgTATACATGCATACATAACATATAAACCttcatatacacacaaatacacacattcAGATATGCCCATCAAGAGGAAATCTTACCTGAAAATGATGGAACAagaaaacaaagtttatttttctccttgacccATTTTTAAGTTTCTAAATTGCTAAGCACTAATCCCTTAATTTATAAATGCTTAAACAGTTAAGATTTTCTTCTCTGTGAATGTCATAATTCAACAATTATAAAGAGGCTAAAAATTCCTGTGTAATGTTCTTGAATTATtatacatttaaagaaaaaagaaaataaagtcacCACTATAATGTCTTTAAATCAGGCTTCAAAAAGCCCAAAATTTACAAACACCTTTTTATTGTGGTAGCTGCTTACAGGATATCTTTACAATATGTAATACTTGAAGACTGTGTCTTAGAATAGAAGATAAAGTAAATTCACTCTTTTACTTATGCTatattttctgtaatattttagaTATGAGGAAAATGGATTTTAGCAATAAATACATGATTTGAATACTGTGGAAATTGtgagtaaatatattttaaaatgagaacATTGGACACCTCTTACCTTTCAGTAACCTAGGATTTGAGCAGGAACAGTCTGCTG
This region of Callospermophilus lateralis isolate mCalLat2 chromosome 6, mCalLat2.hap1, whole genome shotgun sequence genomic DNA includes:
- the Epha7 gene encoding ephrin type-A receptor 7 isoform X5, whose product is MVFQTRYPSWIILCYIWLLRFAHTGEAQAAKEVLLLDSKAQQTELEWISSPPNGWEEISGLDENYTPIRTYQVCQVMEPNQNNWLRTNWISKGNAQRIFVELKFTLRDCNSLPGVLGTCKETFNLYYYETDYDTGRIIRENLYVKIDTIAADESFTQGDLGERKMKLNTEVREIGPLSKKGFYLAFQDVGACIALVSVKVYYKKCWSIIENLAIFPDTVTGSEFSSLVEVRGTCVSSAEEEAENSPRMHCSAEGEWLVPIGKCICKAGYQQKGDMCERVKN